One Cucumis sativus cultivar 9930 chromosome 1, Cucumber_9930_V3, whole genome shotgun sequence DNA segment encodes these proteins:
- the LOC101215236 gene encoding SPX domain-containing protein 1, with protein MKFGKSLSNQIEETLPEWRDKFLSYKDLKKKLKLLQPNSPHINRPSKKPKLDAHADSISNQVIDFVTLLEKELDKFNSFFVEKEEEYIIRLKELQDRVATAKDFDEELIQIRKEIVDFHGEMVLLENYSALNYTGLAKILKKYDKRTGALIRLPFIQKVLQQPFFTTDLLYKLVKECEAMLDRLFPANEQPTLAEAADGNEGCAPRASSTATSNNDGILGMPKELAEIEHMESVYMKSTLSALRVLKEIRSGSSTVNAFSLPPLQINGLEGTWKKVPVLEQEAIAK; from the exons ATGAAATTCGGTAAGAGTCTCAGCAACCAGATCGAAGAGACCTTGCCCGAATGGCGGGACAAATTCCTCTCCTACAAAGATCTCAAGAAGAAGCTCAAACTCTTACAGCCTAACTCCCCCCACATTAACCGCCCTTCCAAGAAGCCCAAGCTCGACGCCCATGCCGATTCTATTTCTAATCAAGTCATTGATTTTGTTACTCTCTTGGAAAAGGAGCTCGACAAATTCAATTCCTTCTTCGTTGAGAAAGAAGAGGAGTACATAATCAGATTGAag GAGTTACAAGATAGAGTAGCTACAGCAAAAGATTTTGATGAAGAGTTGATACAAATTCGGAAAGAGATTGTTGACTTCCATGGTGAGATGGTTTTGTTGGAGAATTACAGTGCTCTTAACTATACAG GTCTAGCTAAAATCCTCAAAAAGTATGACAAAAGAACTGGTGCACTTATTCGCCTACCCTTTATACAGAAGGTCCTACAACAACCCTTCTTCACCACAGACTTACTCTATAAGCTTGTCAAAGAGTGCGAGGCAATGCTTGACCGCCTCTTCCCTGCAAATGAACAGCCTACATTGGCCGAGGCAGCTGATGGCAATGAGGGATGTGCTCCGAGAGCATCTTCTACCGCCACCTCGAACAACGATGGGATTCTCGGAATGCCCAAGGAACTTGCAGAGATTGAGCACATGGAGAGCGTGTATATGAAGAGCACGCTATCAGCATTGCGAGTTCTGAAAGAAATTCGAAGTGGAAGCTCGACTGTCAATGCATTTTCATTGCCACCATTACAGATAAATGGCCTAGAGGGGACATGGAAAAAGGTTCCTGTGCTTGAACAGGAAGCCATAGCTAAGTAg
- the LOC101206565 gene encoding ethylene-responsive transcription factor WIN1, with protein MGTPSPTSLFILIISPLFSCTSFSLLSFCSFSDNIPKCKKFRGVRQRHWGSWVSEIRHPLLKRRIWLGTFETAEEAAKAYDQAAVLISGRNAKTNFPTSSSSNGETINNIVTTAKDSPKGLSEILQAKLKKCCRTPSRSMTCLRLDTENSNIGVWQKRAGQQSTSNWVMTVELGNKKRVSNENESENDNNADSHMMADVASDHQSPVVEVVEVAEIPSELDEEEKMLALQMVEELLYINFDPAEPFEIQQGKDINYL; from the exons ttccctttttattctaataatttctcctctcttttcttgtacttctttttctcttctttctttttgttctttctctgACAATATACCAAAGTGTAAGAAATTTAGAGGTGTTAGGCAACGTCATTGGGGTTCTTGGGTTTCGGAAATTCGTCACCCTCTATT GAAGAGGAGGATATGGCTTGGGACGTTTGAGACAGCGGAGGAAGCGGCCAAAGCGTACGACCAAGCTGCGGTTTTGATAAGTGGTCGGAACGCCAAAACCAATTTccctacttcttcttcttccaatggAGAGACTATCAACAATATTGTTACAACAGCCAAGGATTCACCAAAGGGTTTGTCTGAAATATTACAAGCTAAGCTCAAGAAATGCTGCCGTACTCCATCACGGTCGATGACATGCTTGAGGCTCGACACTGAGAATTCCAACATTGGTGTTTGGCAGAAACGTGCTGGGCAACAGTCGACATCCAACTGGGTTATGACGGTCGAGCTAGGAAACAAGAAGAGGGTAAGTAATGAGAACGAGAGCGAGAACGATAATAATGCAGATTCTCATATGATGGCTGACGTTGCTTCCGATCATCAGTCTCCAGTTGTGGAAGTGGTGGAAGTGGCGGAGATTCCGTCGGAGTtggatgaagaagagaaaatgttaGCATTGCAAATGGTAGAGGAACTGCTTTACATCAACTTTGATCCTGCTGAGCCATTTGAGATTCAACAAGGAAAGGATATTAATTATCTTTAG